A portion of the Salvelinus alpinus chromosome 33, SLU_Salpinus.1, whole genome shotgun sequence genome contains these proteins:
- the LOC139563012 gene encoding ankyrin repeat domain-containing protein 11-like isoform X1 → MPKGGGSKTPQLEDFPLNTDMVEKQSGKKDKVLSNKTPKLDRSDGVKEMKEKASKRKLPFTVGANGDQKDSDSEKQGPERKRIKKEPTNTRKSGLPFGMGMPGIRAGYPLSERQQVALLMQMTAEESVNSPDTTPKHQSQSSLGQKGTPNSASKTKDKVNKRNERGETRLHRSAIRGEARRIKELISEGADVNVKDFAGWTALHEACNRGYYDVAKQLLAAGAEVNTKGLDDDTPLHDASNNGHFKVVKLLLRYGGDPRQSNRRGETALKVANSPTMLNLLLGKGTYTSSEESSSESSEEEDAPSFAPSSSVDGNNTDSEFEKGLKLKGKKGLDQPLSTTTTPVKDEYEFDEDDEEERVPPVDDKHLLKKEFRKESPSVTKASGLISVPKGEVVKTYSKSNSLTPKKAVRRILSDSSDEDDGTLCFTPMPTPRQPAPPTNTKARDSATVSSKQQKEKTKVKKKRKKETKNNVSKEVRFGKVNDKFCTSDSDCGDIGSEDDEGSMKSSNCIKDSTMSLKESSAFSTHSASSSSSSHGSMSSQKLTPSLTEHNPKQWRTDGWKTVSSPVWSDVSSLSDSVRTRLSSESDYSSADSSVESVKQVRKKAQENRKKNNVHTNALDKKNSDFHKNSNTDSTVSKTDKDGKVLKKHKVKHKHKNKEKEKAPSLVLNQDMNEKFVKSFSFDFDDSRQKSLLVETESPAESKVKLSKHEKEHLKKEDRLSKGKSEDRDWSSGKEVQRTAKEEKSKKTKESTKEKPSKEEREKPLKTEKERSLKEKEKPKEEKQQKTHKEEKKKKSKDKSSKPDRKSSEQKEEKHIKVDKEKNAREEKEKSKKEKVQKEEPDYEVYDVGNRFLNLEDTKLSASDDHHDRWASDLSSDCDLYGDDSWDAPPVKDYKEYKANNTVKLIVETEKIESRDRRKENKIKDKKLDHNDKRSEKEPTSKKKEKDCSERICDKKKDLTEKQKLNSSHPVEKEKKRKESADTVKEKKEKDSMDSSRDRKDSYEFTKERKDLKIKQESIRDDYGNDASFKEVETVSKPCEIRERNHSGKEKDRKGDGVEKREKTKADKHKEKPKDRSIEQDKEKPERTSTEKLLKEKDTDRGSKDKKEGAKDKHKDTHSKDKERKMSSEQTKDKKEKASQDKHADRDKDLLEVKKEERKPEKVKPEKTWYKIADIFTDESEDEEDNYNGGVAKLSDSLGLSDSHRKDSTSDRDELDHFQTEKPRKYSAEAKHTTEKQKEKDHKKKDKTTFDMGKERKGSLEKHNKDKKVKDSVDAKHKERKDRMSVDSNQEKKNKQKLLDKREASEEKTKNKYKDKQDHVNERKPSKGSGENEKSLLEKLEEEAMNDYKDDSNDKNSELSSDSFTDQVHEPVLSSYYDSSNISLPDITDERRDSLTISNPQDKFREKERHRHSSSSSSKKSHDKEKDKVKKEKGDKQDKIEEIRESYGRRESLPFEKEPMPLEADPYTFPFGSKGDKDEFEKTLEFEKEMSKKADKDKVSTVISDKIKDKKKKEKHKEKVKEEKHKYTDGFGSLKHSKEDIKSGLKESPQITNLKERSKEDSPKCDVKKERNRDSLDKDSRADHVKSKVKEENEKVIQSKDTARKDNRPRSKLLVDGDLKLTSFGQMLGLKDQEIEERHKKHKERMKQMEKLRHRSGDPKLRDKTKSTEEIKKNRNELSSKKSNSLESALKEKKLKDIGLPAQIMSPERKPQPIDTHNSKDWLAGHQMKENLPASPRQDQNRPTGVPTPTSVISCPSYEEIMQTPRTPSCSAEDYPDIMFDGLDCQNSSAMAMSMNACSPSFFDRYSNSSHTFQEGTCITPAKNLQLPLVSRSASSDVRRPLEDEFKAEAGKFLQHILPDASEFDLAASQPPEDKAASVERLECLSPPYFSPIRMLSPGLELAQPALDGATTAMAGTETCEHLPESVYNNFLMKPSTPVHRPDPQEPCLDIAAPPTPAPAALPPLDIDDLSEPHQSEPSLVPSDPVSGSEYLPPVVEEEEEEEEEDYEEEEDEEEEEEGDLEEPTDADHHAAEETRDVCSFSPPRVEEPLRKGWAESPERRVAEVHQLTPPHPPPNLVENSSDHTISWNSEMLLKSPQRTYGEIEAAVSKITSPFSHSDSDLQHITAIPGHPSVTPPYAAYRSYVPDPDFDEQKEAVEDIPISPARPEMTPMELEPNYLTTPSSSTRLESFFTDCKPNLEDNHQMDSELSCAVQDGRQNSHGFTSESHMPLAVSNEPVVPWTDPFSATVDELDDLGPFSLPDLPSLSLPSSLPDKEMPEFDVRDSEPADYKPPPAHIRPPAIETIEGEELMEVDLPILAKPLCPSAVLPLNDSLQDLVVPSPKHNFQPEFESEPQNVHENNFVKPQVFENRATYEETDESDGNMMFSAVNINNTQHHRQMSLTESLSVVVTPCMDSLTTVKPEQIGQISDPFVGPTCSPVPSVPLPVAVTISGTVHVSEALETTSKLTVTLTTLSTDLPKKVEEIPQRMTRNRAQMLAKQENTTTTTKKQSSRVVAESTTTTTIPASVIPPSVPTPVTMSMAVTTTTPIPTPTFVPFVVLEKEKELVTTISTTPTITPAPPPPPPVVVSKTKGRPVEEEESQTQHPRKRKFPKPQVQLVNTAMQQTREMIQQTLAVIVNAIKLDDIEPYHSDRSNPYFEYLQIRKKIEEKRKILCYITPQAPQCYAEYVTYTGSYLLDGKPLSKLHIPVIAPPPSLSEPLKELFRQQEAVRGKLRLQHSIEREKLIVSCEQEVLRVHCRAARTIANQAVPFSACTMLLDSEVYNMPTESQVRLWVVKKGDENKSVRDRFNARQFISWIQDVDDKYDRMKTCLLMRQQHEAAALNAVQRMEWQLKVQELDPAVHKSLCVNEVPSFYVPMVDVNDDFVLLPA, encoded by the exons aaAAGCAAGGTCCGGAACGGAAGCGCATTAAAAAGGAGCCCACCAACACCAGGAAGTCAGGCCTGCCGTTTGGGATGGGCATGCCAGGGATCCGGGCCGGGTACCCCCTCTCTGAGCGGCAGCAGGTGGCTCTTCTCATGCAGATGACGGCTGAAGAGTCAGTCAACAGTCCAG ACACAACACCAAAGCATCAGTCACAGTCAAGTCTGGGCCAGAAGGGAACGCCAAACTCTGCATCTAAAACCAAAGACAAAGTAAACAAGAGAAATGAGAGGGGCGAGACGAGGCTGCACCGGTCAGCCATCCGCGGAGAGGCACGCCGCATCAAGGAGCTCATCAGTGAGGGAGCTGACGTGAATGTAAAAGACTTTGCAG GCTGGACTGCACTGCATGAAGCGTGCAACCGAGGCTACTACGACGTGGCCAAGCAGCTGCTGGCAGCCGGTGCAGAGGTCAACACCAAGGGCCTGGACGATGACACCCCTCTGCATGACGCATCAAACAACGGGCACTTCAAG GTGGTAAAGTTGCTTTTAAGGTATGGAGGGGACCCTCGACAAAGCAACAGAAGGGGTGAAACCGCGTTGAAGGTTGCTAACTCCCCAACGATGCTCAATCTGTTGCTTGGAAAAGGCACGTATACCTCCAGTGAGGAGAGCTCGTCAG AATCCTCAGAGGAAGAAGATGCCCCATCGTTTGCCCCATCCAGTTCTGTTGATGGCAATAACACAGACTCAGAGTTTGAGAAGGGCCTGAAGCTGAAAGGGAAGAAAGGGCTAGATCAGCCCCTATCCACAACAACTACCCCCGTCAAGGACGAGTATGAGTTTGACGAGGATGATGAGGAAGAGCGCGTCCCTCCGGTGGACGACAAGCACTTGCTCAAGAAAGAGTTCCGCAAGGAGTCTCCCAGTGTCACTAAGGCTAGCGGCTTAATTTCAGTACCCAAGGGGGAGGTGGTCAAAACCTATTCCAAAAGCAACTCGCTCACACCAAAGAAGGCTGTTAGACGGATTCTCTCTGACAGCTCAGACGAGGATGATGGGACGTTGTGTTTCACACCTATGCCCACACCACGGCAACCAGCGCCACCTACTAATACCAAGGCCCGGGACTCTGCTACAGTGAGCTCTAAACAGCAGAAAGAGAAGACTAAAGttaagaagaagaggaagaaggagaCAAAGAATAATGTCAGTAAGGAGGTCAGATTTGGTAAAGTCAATGACAAATTCTGCACTTCTGACTCTGATTGTGGGGACATAGGGAGTGAGGATGATGAAGGCTCTATGAAGAGCTCGAACTGTATAAAGGACTCCACAATGAGCCTAAAAGAATCCTCTGCGTTCAGTACTCACTCTgcgtcctcttcctcttcttctcatGGTAGCATGAGCTCTCAGAAACTGACACCCTCGCTGACAGAGCATAACCCAAAGCAGTGGAGGACAGACGGCTGGAAGACTGTCTCATCTCCTGTGTGGTCAGATGtaagctctctctctgactcgGTTAGAACAAGGCTTTCCAGTGAGTCGGACTACTCTTCTGCCGACTCAAGTGTCGAGTCAGTGAAACAGGTGAGAAAGAAAGCACAGGAAAACAGAAAGAAAAACAATGTGCACACCAATGCACTAGACAAAAAGAACTCTGACTTTCACAAGAACTCCAACACAGACAGTACGGTCTCCAAAACGGATAAAGATGGCAAAGTGTTGAAAAAGCATAAAGTAAAACACAAGCACAAAAACAAAGAGAAAGAAAAGGCTCCCAGTTTAGTGCTCAATCAAGACATGAACGAGAAATTTGTTAAAAGCTTTTCATTTGATTTTGATGATTCAAGGCAAAAGTCACTCCTTGTTGAGACTGAGTCCCCAGCTGAAAGCAAGGTCAAGCTGTCTAAACATGAAAAAGAGCATTTGAAAAAGGAGGACAGGTTGTCGAAGGGCAAATCTGAGGACAGAGACTGGTCTTCTGGAAAAGAGGTGCAAAGAACTGCTAAAGAGGAGAAATCCAAGAAAACAAAAGAGTCCACCAAGGAGAAGCCTAGCAAGGAGGAGAGGGAAAAGCCCCTGAAAACTGAAAAAGAAAGGAGCCTCAAGGAAAAAGAGAAGCCCAAGGAGGAGAAACAACAAAAGACTcataaagaggagaagaagaaaaagtcAAAGGACAAGTCATCTAAACCAGACAGGAAGAGCAGTGAGCAAAAAGAAGAAAAACATATAAAGGTGGATAAGGAgaaaaatgccagggaggagaaggaaaaatctaagaaagaaaagGTTCAGAAGGAAGAGCCTGATTATGAAGTCTATGATGTCGGTAACCGTTTCTTAAACCTAGAAGACACCAAGCTCAGTGCCTCAGACGACCACCATGACCGATGGGCGTCAGACCTTTCCTCTGACTGCGACCTATATGGAGATGACAGCTGGGATGCTCCTCCTGTGAAGGACTACAAAGAATATAAAGCAAACAACACTGTAAAGCTGATCGTTGAGACTGAAAAAATAGAGAGCAGAGACCGGAGGAAGGAGAACAAAATCAAAGACAAGAAATTAGATCATAATGACAAACGGTCAGAGAAAGAGCCTACCTCcaagaagaaagagaaagactGTTCAGAAAGAATCTGTGACAAGAAAAAGGATTTGACTGAAAAACAGAAactcaactccagccaccctGTAGAAAAGGAGAAGAAGCGAAAGGAATCTGCAGATACTGtcaaagagaagaaagagaaggactCCATGGACAGCAGTAGAGACCGAAAAGATTCCTATGAGTTCACTAAAGAAAGAAAGGACTTGAAAATCAAACAGGAGTCTATAAGAGACGATTATGGGAATGATGCCTCCTTCAAAGAAGTTGAAACTGTCAGCAAACCATGTGAAATTAGAGAAAGGAACCACTCTGGAAAAGAGAAGGACAGAAAGGGAGATGGGGTGGAAAAGAGAGAAAAGACTAAAGCTGACAAACACAAGGAAAAGCCAAAAGACCGATCTATAGAACAGGATAAGGAGAAGCCTGAGAGGACCTCAACTGAGAAGCTTTTGAAGGAAAAAGACACAGATAGAGGCTCTAAAGACAAGAAGGAGGGAGCTaaagacaaacacaaagacacacacagcaaagacaagGAAAGGAAGATGTCTTCAGAACAAACTAAGGACAAGAAAGAAAAGGCTTCACAGGACAAGCATGCTGACCGGGATAAAGATCTCCTTGAGGTGAAGAAGGAggagcgaaaacctgagaaagtTAAACCTGAGAAAACATGGTACAAGATAGCAGACATTTTCACAGATGAAAGTGAGGATGAAGAAGACAATTACAATGGGGGTGTGGCCAAGTTAAGTGATTCCCTTGGGTTGTCCGATTCTCACAGGAAAGACTCCACATCTGACAGGGATGAGCTTGATCACTTCCAAACAGAAAAACCCAGAAAATATTCTGCTGAGGCCAAACACACAACagaaaaacagaaagaaaaaGACCACAAGAAAAAAGACAAGACCACATTTGATatggggaaagagaggaagggttCCTTAGAGAAACACAACAAAGATAAGAAAGTAAAGGATTCTGTTGATGCAAAACACAAAGAACGCAAAGACAGAATGTCTGTGGACTCAAACCAAGAGAAGAAAAACAAGCAGAAGCTGTTGGACAAGAGGGAAGCCAGTGAGGAAAAGACCAAGAATAAATATAAAGACAAGCAAGATCATGTTAACGAAAGAAAGCCCTCAAAGGGGAGTGGGGAAAATGAAAAGTCGCTCTTGGAGAAGCTGGAGGAAGAGGCCATGAATGACTATAAGGATGACTCCAATGACAAGAACAGTGAGTTATCCTCAGACAGCTTCACTGATCAGGTTCATGAGCCAGTGCTCAGCAGCTACTATGATTCCTCCAACATCAGCCTCCCAGACATTACTGATGAGAGACGAGACTCACTCACCATATCTAATCCTCAAGACAagttcagagagaaagagaggcaccGGCATTCATCTTCATCATCGTCCAAAAAGAGTCATGACAAGGAGAAGGACAAAGTCAAGAAGGAAAAGGGGGATAAACAAGACAAGATAGAGGAAATAAGAGAATCCTATGGACGCAGAGAAAGTCTGCCCTTTGAGAAAGAGCCTATGCCATTAGAAGCGGACCCTTACACATTTCCATTTGGGTCTAAGGGTGATAAAGATGAATTTGAGAAGACATTGGAGTTTGAAAAAGAGATGTCTAAAAAAGCTGACAAAGACAAAGTGAGTACTGTCATCAGTGATAAGATCAAGGACAAAAAGAAAAAAGAGAAACATAAGGAGAAAGTCAAAGAGGAGAAGCACAAGTACACGGATGGCTTTGGATCACTTAAACACTCCAAGGAGGATATCAAATCTGGATTGAAAGAGAGTCCTCAAATTACCAATTTGAAGGAAAGATCAAAGGAAGACAGTCCCAAATGTGATGTGAAAAAAGAGAGAAACCGAGACTCTTTGGACAAAGACAGTAGGGCGGACCATGTTAAGTCCAAGGTTAAAGAAGAAAATGAAAAAGTAATTCAGTCTAAAGACACAGCTCGCAAAGACAACCGTCCACGTTCAAAGCTTCTGGTTGATGGAGATCTCAAACTAACCAGCTTTGGGCAAATGTTAGGCTTAAAAGACCAGGAGATTGAAGAACGCCATAAGAAGCATAAGGAGAGGATGAAGCAGATGGAGAAACTAAGACACAGATCAGGGGATCCCAAACTTAGGGATAAAACCAAGTCCACTGAGGAAATAAAGAAAAATCGCAATGAACTATCATCCAAAAAATCTAATAGTTTAGAATCTGCATTGAAAGAGAAGAAACTCAAAGATATTGGTCTCCCAGCCCAAATTATGTCTCCGGAAAGAAAGCCACAACCCATTGACACTCACAATTCAAAGGATTGGCTTGCAGGCCATCAGATGAAAGAAAATCTCCCTGCCTCACCTAGGCAAGATCAGAATAGACCAACGGGTGTTCCCACCCCCACATCTGTAATCTCTTGTCCCAGCTATGAGGAAATCATGCAGACGCCACGGACTCCATCCTGCAGTGCAGAGGACTACCCTGATATAATGTTTGATGGGTTAGATTGTCAGAACTCATCAGCCATGGCCATGTCTATGAATGCCTGCTCACCATCCTTCTTTGACAGGTACTCCAACTCATCACACACCTTCCAAGAAGGGACTTGTATAACTCCGGCTAAGAATCTCCAGTTGCCCCTTGTCAGTCGATCGGCTTCGTCTGATGTTAGAAGACCCCTGGAAGATGAGTTCAAAGCTGAAGCTGGCAAGTTTCTACAACACATTTTGCCAGACGCCTCTGAGTTTGACTTGGCAGCCTCCCAGCCTCCAGAAGACAAGGCAGCATCAGTGGAGAGACTTGAATGCCTGTCTCCTCCTTACTTCTCACCTATTAGAATGCTGTCTCCCGGGCTAGAACTTGCCCAGCCTGCACTAGATGGGGCCACCACAGCAATGGCTGGCACAGAGACCTGTGAACACCTACCTGAGAGTGTCTACAATAACTTCCTGATGAAGCCCTCAACGCCAGTCCACAGACCTGACCCCCAGGAGCCGTGTCTGGACATTGCTGCTCCACCCACCCCTGCACCTGCTGCTCTTCCTCCCCTGGATATTGATGACCTTTCTGAGCCTCATCAAAGTGAGCCCAGTCTTGTTCCCTCTGACCCAGTCAGTGGCAGTGAGTATCTGCCCCCTGTtgttgaggaagaggaggaggaggaagaagaggactacgaagaggaggaggacgaagaagaggaggaggaaggggatctTGAAGAACCAACAGATGCTGATCATCATGCTGCTGAGGAGACGAGGGACGTCTGCTCATTCTCTCCTCCAAGGGTTGAAGAGCCTTTGAGGAAGGGCTGGGCTGAATCTCCTGAGAGAAGAGTTGCAGAGGTGCATCAGTTGACTCCCCCACATCCACCACCCAACCTGGTGGAGAACTCCAGTGATCATACCATCAGCTGGAACTCTGAGATGCTTTTGAAATCTCCTCAAAGGACTTATGGGGAAATAGAGGCAGCTGTCTCCAAGATAACCAGCCCCTTCTCGCATTCAGACAGTGATTTGCAGCACATTACTGCCATACCTGGCCATCCATCAGTGACCCCTCCATATGCTGCTTACAGGTCTTATGTACCTGACCCTGACTTTGACGAGCAAAAAGAGGCTGTGGAGGACATTCCAATTTCTCCAGCAAGACCTGAAATGACACCCATGGAATTGGAACCAAACTACTTGACAACCCCCTCATCCTCCACAAGGTTAGAGTCTTTCTTCACAGACTGCAAGCCAAACTTGGAGGATAATCACCAGATGGACTCAGAGCTTTCTTGTGCAGTACAAGACGGCAGACAAAACTCCCATGGCTTTACTTCTGAGAGCCATATGCCTCTAGCAGTAAGCAACGAGCCAGTGGTGCCCTGGACAGACCCGTTCTCAGCTACAGTGGATGAGCTTGATGATCTTGGCCCTTTCTCTCTACCtgacctcccttctctctccctcccgtcctcCCTGCCAGACAAGGAGATGCCAGAGTTTGACGTCAGAGATTCAGAGCCAGCCGACTACAAGCCTCCACCTGCTCATATAAGGCCTCCTGCGATTGAAACAATAGAGGGCGAAGAGCTTATGGAAGTTGACCTGCCTATCCTGGCCAAACCCCTGTGCCCTTCCGCGGTCCTACCACTCAATGATTCTTTGCAGGATTTGGTTGTGCCCTCACCAAAACACAATTTCCAACCAGAATTTGAGTCTGAGCCTCAGAATGTCCATGAAAATAACTTTGTGAAACCACAGGTCTTTGAAAACAGAGCCACATATGAAGAGACTGATGAGAGTGATGGAAACATGATGTTCTCAGCTGTTAATATAAACAATACTCAGCATCACAGGCAGATGTCACTGACCGAGTCTTTATCAGTTGTAGTTACTCCATGTATGGACTCCTTGACAACTGTTAAACCAGAACAAATTGGGCAGATATCAGATCCCTTTGTTGGGCCAACTTGCAGTCCAGTCCCCTCCGTTCCTCTGCCAGTTGCTGTCACGATTTCTGGCACAGTCCATGTGTCGGAGGCTCTTGAGACAACGTCTAAGCTCACAGTCACTCTGACAACGTTGTCAACTGACCTTCCCAAGAAGGTGGAGGAGATCCCACAGAGGATGACCAGAAACAGGGCCCAGATGCTGGCAAAACAGGagaataccaccaccaccaccaaaaagcagagtagtagagtagtagcagagagtacaaccaccaccactatacctGCTAGCGTGATACCTCCATCTGTCCCTACCCCTGTCACCATGAGCATGGCTGTAACCACAACCACCCCTATCCCCACCCCTACCTTTGTCCCCTTTGTTGTTCTGGAGAAAGAAAAGGAACTTGTCACCACCATCTCCACCACACCAACCATAACCCCGGCTCCACCGCCGCCGCCTCCTGTAGTGGTCAGCAAAACTAAAGGGCGGCCTGTGGAGGAAGAGGAATCCCAGACGCAGCATCCACGCAAGAGGAAGTTTCCGAAACCGCAGGTTCAGCTGGTCAACACAGCCATGCAGCAGACCAGGGAGATGATTCAACAGACGCTGGCTGTCATTGTCAACGCCATCAAACTGGATGACATAGAACCCTACCACAGTGACCGCTCTAACCCTTACTTCGAATACCTGCAGATACGGAAAAAaatagaggagaagaggaagatctTGTGCTACATCACACCACAGGCCCCACAGTGCTACGCTGAGTACGTGACCTACACAGGCTCCTACCTGCTGGATGGCAAGCCTCTCAGCAAGCTGCACATCCCAGTG ATTGCTCCACCTCCATCGTTATCGGAGCCCCTGAAGGAGCTCTTTAGACAGCAGGAGGCAGTGAGGGGGAAGCTGAGACTGCAGCACAGCATAGAGAGG GAAAAGCTTATTGTCTCGTGTGAGCAAGAAGTACTGCGGGTCCATTGCAGAGCGGCAAGGACGATAGCCAATCAGGCCGTCCCATTCAGTGCCTGCACTATGTTACTGGACTCTGAGGTGTACAACATGCCAACAGAGAGTCAGGTGCGTCTGTGGGTGGTAAAAAAG GGTGATGagaacaagtcagtgagagaTCGCTTCAACGCTCGCCAGTTCATTTCCTGGATCCAGGATGTGGATGACAAATATGACCGCATGAAG aCGTGTCTGTTAATGCGGCAGCAGCATGAGGCAGCTGCCCTGAACGCAGTGCAGAGGATGGAGTGGCAACTGAAGGTGCAGGAGCTGGACCCTGCTGTACACAAGTCTCTGTGCGTCAACGAGGTCCCCTCCTTCTACGTGCCAATGGTTGATGTCAACGATGACTTTGTGCTGTTGCCCGCGTGA